A window of Malania oleifera isolate guangnan ecotype guangnan chromosome 2, ASM2987363v1, whole genome shotgun sequence genomic DNA:
AGGTCTTTGCAGGTAAGTTACTGGCGCATGGACataatttttatggaaaaaaGCACATTAATTGGCTGTTATTATTACTGAACTGCCATTATTTTCGAGTTGATTGCTTGACTGACCAGTGTTTGTTTTCCTTTTGAAGATTGTTGATATGAATCTTGCCAGCACAACTGATGAACTGGAATGTTTAATAAGTTCAACTCTTGCTAGTGACATTACTTTGTTCGAAAAAATCTCAGCTTCAGCATATCGTTTACGTACTAATTCTGGCACAATGGCAACTGAAAATTCTCAGTCAGATACTGATGACTCTGGAAGCATTGATGATGATGAATCCGAGGATGGGGACACATCTAGCAGTGGTGATGAATTTGAGTGTGATTCATTGGCTGCAAAAAAAGGAAGACATAAGCATACAAATCATTGCAAGAGTAATAATAACATGTTAACTGTATACAGTGAAATTGATGAGAGCCATCCAGGAGAAGTATGGCTGCTAGGACTGATGGAAGGTGAATATTCAGATTTAAGCACTGAAGAGAAGTTAGATGCCTTAATTGCTTTAGTTGATCTTCTTAGTGCTGCAACCAGTATAACAGTGGAGGTAATAATTTACAGTAATATACATTTTATCTTTGCCTCTTCTGCATTCGAGTTTTCCTTTGCCTAGtctatatttataatttataatttttttgtattctttttttttttttatccagaGAAGCAGCTTGtttatctaagttatgtggttctTTTGCTAAGATAGACTCATGCCACTAATCTTACTACTGGATAATtctagattttattttttattttttatctcgTCATGCTGTTCCCTTATTCAGCTTCTCATGATTTCTTTATTTTATGTCTTGACTTGTGATATCATGTCAGATGATTTCATTGCCTCTCACCCCTCTCTAGGAACATTTCAGAAACACATTGGATcctcgtgtgtgtgtgtgtgtttgtgtgtggtGACATATCTATTATCCTAGTGTGTTTTTGGAATTGTGCAATTGAATGCTACAACTTTTCCACATCCTTGCTTACTGTTTTGAGATCTCTTTATAAGGTTATTAAACATTAGATTTCTTATTATATAGCATTGGATCTTAGTCTCTTCAGCATTATGAAGTCGAGCTAAATTGCTTGGATGAGAGAAATTGTGATATTGTGAGTCTAATTATTTTTTGCATACAGTAAGCAATTCATACCTTATTTGTTTGGAAATTAATTCATTTTATAATCTTTTAATGGAATTTCTGATGCAAGAACTGCATGTTTTTGGGTTCCTTGTGTAAATGTATGGTTTTTGAAGTCATAGAATTTCAATTAATTTAGTTAGATAGTTGCTGCAGCTACCAAAATATTAAACCTAGTTTTACTCATGTAATTCTGTTTATGTTTTGTTCCAAACTCATAATTTCAAGAATTGCATTCTGATTGTGGATGCCTGAGTTAAAAATAAAACTTTGGAAATTCCTAAGAGCAATGGATAAAGACCTTGTCAACTTGGTTTGATTGTTGGTGCAGctatatgtttgtatgtatgtatggtatTTGTGTGTGtctatgcgtgtgtgtgtgtatgatagaaaaaagaagatatattaagagaAAGAGAAGATACAATCAGTGTGAGGATACAAAATACTCAAAagaaaacaggaaaaaaaaaagacaagatgtaattgaaaaagaaaaaaaaaaagactacttaaccaagaaaacccctctttaagCCCTTCCCATAATAGTTAAATGAACACTTCAAAGTAGCTAATTCTTCCTGACCCTTCTTTACTTTTGACTTACCACCATCAAGCcaaacttcatttcctccacaaTCAGACAAATTGAATCCCAAATTATCCAATAAACTCTGAGCTTGAAGGTCCTTCCCAGAAATCTCTTGAACTGGGGTGggagttttccatcactaacctTTTGCTCTTTAACTGAATCATCATCCTCAAAAATGCTAATTCCATCCAAACCTTCCAGTGGAGGTGGCGGCACATAAAACAAGTCCCCGAGGGATTAGAGAAGAGTTGAAAGAAtaaatttatcccaaatttcattCCAAAGTAAACCTGTCACATTCAAAATCACTAGTGCCTACACTCTCATCATCCAAGACATCCCCCACCTCTTTTTCTTCTTGCCAGTGTTAACCCTCTCACCAATTGGCTCCTCCACTAAAAGCGCCCTCTGAATCTCTTaagaatatatatacatgcatacatatgtgtatatttatacatacatacatactacatatatatacatatatatatatatatatctatattacacACACATACGTATGTacttgtgtatatatgtatagatTATACAATTCTCCTTTTTCATGTTTGTACTTTTTCTCCTTTGTTTTTGGGGGCTATTAATGGGGGTGTGGTTTCATCGTTATCTTCTTTTTTGTTCATCCTTAGTATGTTCATTTCAATTTCTACAAGCTGCTTGCTGGTTTGTGTGTTCATGCAGTGAGCAATGGCACATGAATGGAAGCTCTGCTTTTCAAAATTGAGTTATATTGGGCTATGTTTTTGTTGCCCTTGCATGTGCAAAGGTGcactttaaaaaattttaatttagagtTTTGTGTCGTTTGGACATTGTATTCATTGTGgaatgttaaatttttttcatgTGATATAACCCTGTCAGTATGCAGATGCACATGGCAGTTTTCTTTCAAATTCAATTAGCCAGATCAATATTTTGGTGTTCATAGTGGGACTTCTATCCTAAATTATGGAGTATTTATTCCCCTATAAAATATTCCTGTTCCTAGCAATTTCTAGAGAAAGGTTTGCAGGcatttttttttgtgtgtttaGGGGGCCTGCTTTTTCCCTTGAAATAGTCCACtattccattctctctctctctctctctctctctctctctctctctctctgtggaaGGTGTGGCATTTTACATGCTAATTTTCATTGACCAAGTAGTCAATACTCGAGGTCTGCTGTGCAAAATCTACCTGctaatatgattattattattattatatttttataggATCCAATGAAAGCCATAGCAGATTACATTCCAAACGGTCATCATTTTAATTCTGGAGCAAAAATAAAAAGATCATCAGCTGCAGAACGTAATATCCTCCAGCCATCCTTCAGTCATATTGGAAAAATTTCTGCTACAGAAGGGACATCTTTAGAAATTCGTCCAATTGATTCTTCTTCCTCAATGCCACAGTTCTCTGGGAAGGAGAAAACTTTTAACATGAGGGAGGAAGAAAAGAATCTGGAAATTGAGGTTGATTTACATCCTATGCAATCTGTCTTTTTGGGTTCAGATCGTAGGTACAACAGGTACTGGATTTTCTTGGGCCCTTGTAATGGAACTGATCCAGGCCACAAGCGTGTGTATTTTGAATCATCTGAAGATGGTCACTGGGAAGTGATTGATACCCTAGAGGTGATCTATACCCTCATCAGTTCTTGTACAGTGTCATGTGATTATTTACTAGTTAAATTATTAAACTTCTGGACTAACCATTTGGCTTGCTTCTGTTTGCTTCATCTTGTTCCAGGCTTTGTGTGCCTTGTTGTCTGCTTTGGACAATAGGGGCAGGCGAGAAGCTCTCCTTCTTGATTCTTTGGAGAAGCGAGAGACTTATCTCTGCCAAGCAATGTCCAGTAGAATGTCTGTGGATGCTGGAATCAGGCAGTCTGCACAATCTGATCAATCAGAAATAGACATGATTAGAGAAGAAAGTTCTTCACCAGTGTCTGATGTAGACAATAATCTATGTATGATTGAAATCACAAAAAATTGCTTGGTTTCAAGTGGTGCCGTATTTAATGAGGTCTGGAAGAAGGGAGAAGAGCAAAAACAAAAATGGAACCGTCTGCAAGCATTCGATGCATGGATATGGAATTCTTTCTACTGTAATCTTAATGTGGTAAAATATAGCAAAAGGTCTTATTTTGACTCACTCACAAGATGTGAAAGTTGCCATGATCTGTTTTGGAGAGATGAAAAGCACTGCAGGACGTGTCATTCAACATTTGAGCTTGATTTTAATCTAGAAGAAAGATATGCTGTACATGCTGCTACATGCAGGGAGAAAGAAAATGCTAATGTCTTTCCAAAGCACAAAGTCCTACCATCACAGTTGCAAGCACTTAAAGCTGCAATTCATGCTATGGAGGTAGGTTGTGTATGCtgttatatatatagaaacatGCCATGTTTCTCAGTTTCATCTTATACGAACAACACAATGTGTGCAAAAGAGGAGCTCAGAAACTGATTTATGATATTATTTCAAAGAATCAAGAGTTGAAGTCGGTGGCTTAAAGTCAAAATGGTTAATGGGTTTGATTAGGGTAGAATTTTTatggttttaattttttttattaatagaaaTTCTGGCAGAATTAAACATAGAACAAGATAATAAGCTGAGGTTGACAGCATGGAGAGTACCCGTGGGTGACAATGGTTTATTATGATAGTTCAATCATGCATGAGGATCTTGATATGTTAttcaaaaaatgaataaaaattgaatttttttagaatttagaCTGTTTATATCCTTTAAGAGTGCTTAGTCAAGGTGGTGCTCGCAAGCTTCCGGATAGAATCTTGTCTGTATCCATGGAGAAGACTCATCCATGACTGGAATCACCCTTTGCTAGCAGTTAGTTGTGTCTGGCTAATCGGCTTAGTTTGCTAGTGAGTGAACACTCAAGAAGCATTTCCCTACAATGAATGCTGCTGAGAGTGTTGAGGCAGATTATTTGCAAGTAAATAAGGAATGGGTTTTCTTGTTAGGTTTTGAACTCATTACCATTCATTAGCTGATGATTTAGCCAGTTTGAAGCACCAAGCACACTAAGCACTAAGGTCAACCATCCAAATTAAAGGTGTTGGAAGGGCTAATGACAGAAGGGTGGTACAGTGGTACTTTTAGTGAGATGGACTGACAGAGACTACCATCCTCCTGGAGGATTTTGCTGAGATAAGATAGTGTAATAGAATTGTGAAAAGTGTTAGTAACTCTTAGATGAGAGAAACCTGatatttattgtaatttttttccTTACATGGTAATTTTCTGCAATGCCTACATATTGTAATTACCTTCTTTAAGTCAAGTTGTTTGAAATGACATCTTGATTTATTTATTTGCAGTCAGTTATGCCGAAAGATGCCTTGGTTGGTGCATGGAGAAAATCAGCTCATAAACTTTGGGTCAAACGGCTCCGACGTACTTCATCTTTGGCAGAGCTTTTGCAGGTGCGTATGTATGCATACATATATGTTCTTATTTTTCTTGTAATTTATCTTTCCCATGATAGCATCCATATGTTTTATTTTGCAATATTTTTCTTGTGAAGCTGGTTCAAAGACTGCCACACATGTTCTGTTCTCCCTAATTTTTTGTCTCTCTCAGGTGCTTGCTGATTTTGTTGGTGCCATCAATGAAGACTGGTTGTGTCAAAGCAGCATTGCATTGGGTTCAGATACCATCTTAGAAGAAATCATTGCATGCTTTCCAACAATGCCACAAACATCATCTGCAGTTGCTCTTTGGTTAGTGAAAGTAGACTCTTTGATTGCTCCCCATTTGGAAATAGTGCAGTCCGAAAAGGCACAGAGGCATCCCAGTGGATTAAAAGGTATACCTGATCTGTCATTACACTTTCTTCCCAGATGgatcatgcattttttttttttggttggttgCCTATATTCagactgaaaatatttttttaatgattttttccatttttttcattccTTCTTTACCTCTtacccttttccttttttttttttattgaatataaatgagctttattattattattattattattattattattattattattattattattcccttTGATAACATCTTGGAAATCAGAATTGAGAACATTGACGACTTGAATATTCTTCCCCTTGACTAATTcttggttaaaaaaaataaaaaataaaaaaatattttgtaaaatattcCAAATGTACAggctataaatataaaataaaacaaaaaataatctaATATTTGGAATAGAAAGAACCAAAGTCCAGACTTCATCATTAGGAATTGTCATGTATCCCTGAATTACAGAAGAGATTGTTTGGAGCTCCTGATGATGGAATTTTCTTGGGTTTGGACTGAGGATTTTTTTTGGGCTGGGACAAGGAGAACAGAAAACTTCAGGCTTATGGATGAAACATTTTGCGTTTCACCAAGACCTATGCCTTTTGGATGAGAGAATTGTATTAAGAACCAAAATGATGTACAGTGGAAGAGGACAGGATGGTCCCAAGATGCAAAAAGCAACAACCAGAAAAATTACAGATGAGCTGCCCTCCATTTCCTTTGAAGATTGTACAGTGATGAATTCCAAAAGGCCCCAAATGAGTGGGCTCATAACGAAGCCAAAAACACCACTTTATCCCATAATAATTTAGGACAAGATGTGCATCCCTTAAAGATTCTTGTTTTCCTCTTGATCCAAACCATAAGGTAGCAAAGCCGCTCCACTCCATAAAACACGATCCTTTCTGCTAGAGCCAAAGCCTCTATGCTTCACCAGCAAGAAGTCTCCCACATTCTGAGGCACCACCTGAGCTTCACCTGTATAAGAGAAGAGAGCATTCCAAAGGTGCGATGCTATCTTACAAGTGCAGAAAGAGGTGAACATTTGTTCATTGGTCTCATGACACATTAAGCATAAGCATGTCAGGGCTGAGAGACATAGGGTCTCATAGTCTGGAGCATATCATGAGTACTAATCCTGATCAGTAGCACATTCCAGATGGTCTGGAATTTCTTAGGAACCTAGCCTCCCAAATGATGTGGCTCCAAGGGAAAACAGTAGGAGTTCTTAAAGGTGTGAGAAGAAAGATTAAGGAGAGTACAGCCCTGAAGATTCATCCTCCCAGAGTCTCATCCTCCCTGTTGGGGACAAAATAGTCTAAACTCAGAAAGCAAGATGGTAAGCTTTCCGTCCTATCTCTCATTGAGATTCCTGAAATGATAATTTAGTGTTCTTAGTGTTGCTGTGGGTTTTGGTGAATCTCTTCTTTCTTCATCATTCTCTAGCATATGTACAGCAGGACTGGGTGGCTTTGCTTGAGTGGAGCTGATTTGTAATCTTTTGTTTTCTggagtttttatttttcttggttTCTTTTGTTTAGATGGATATCTGTTCTTCCCTTTTTACTCCTTTTTTCATGTTGTAGTATTTTCCTCTTTCTAATAAATTGCTTTGTTTATCCGAAAAAAAGTATACCCATATATCTGGTTgaccttttttctctctctagacaATCATTCATATTCAAATTTCTGGCAACTAGCCACATTCCAGCCTTGACACCTCCTTCTCTTCacgtttttcttattattttgcATAATAATGTCTTTTAATATTTCATGTTATTCTTGatctattttgaatttttgattatCTAGATGTCTACTTAGATTACCCTGTCCTCTCCTTTCTTGTACTTCTTATCTCATTATGTTCTCCTTTCTTAAAATGTAGACCGAGTTCAATGAAGGCCCACATGATATTTCACCCACATAAAAAATGCTGCCTTAACTTGCGTATAGAtaatacttttcttttctttagttTATCCCTTTCAAAACCTAGCAGCTGCCTTCGCTGCCTTTTCAATTTGTATCTCTCACAAAGCAAGAGGATCATTTAGAGAGCCTGACAGGGTGATGgcctaaataaaaaaaaggaaaaatttctaTACAtgttaaaaattccaaaaaagtTGAGGAGCATGTGTATGCCCACACAATATGG
This region includes:
- the LOC131149131 gene encoding homeobox-DDT domain protein RLT3 isoform X2, producing MVKRRAPPPAAAGKNGGRRSRRPCNHNSVIGDGKRKQKKLVLLQESQLTADYILKKVFRKDGPPLGVEFDSLPSGVFCHCKDSRNTCSASQEIQRVHQRRKVVKPAVLDCQVSCKKSAAVRNHGIGKGLMTVWQVLNPGARGFPTGVDFSDNKTTGGSQISTSKSRKPLNGDKKLQKPKLLTRRLRNKVGDKKKTSVRRRKAECNKDESHKTIHKDKCQLALVGARSEEHLDSFMELVDDEELEVRELQAGPNPLTCSAHFATNGLHCCSLCKDLLSKFPPDSVKMRQPFCLQPWDSSPGLVKKLFKVFHFLYTYAATIDVYPFTLDEFAESFHDKDSLLLGKVHVALLKFLLSNIEMQLSNGCIPRASKNFFFLGLLHSVERQEFVVKIWNKFLNPLTWTEILRQVLIAAGFGSKEGTLRKEFLNKEVDLMVKYGLRPGTLKCELFSILSEQGNSGLKVSELARSLQIVDMNLASTTDELECLISSTLASDITLFEKISASAYRLRTNSGTMATENSQSDTDDSGSIDDDESEDGDTSSSGDEFECDSLAAKKGRHKHTNHCKSNNNMLTVYSEIDESHPGEVWLLGLMEGEYSDLSTEEKLDALIALVDLLSAATSITVEDPMKAIADYIPNGHHFNSGAKIKRSSAAERNILQPSFSHIGKISATEGTSLEIRPIDSSSSMPQFSGKEKTFNMREEEKNLEIEVDLHPMQSVFLGSDRRYNRYWIFLGPCNGTDPGHKRVYFESSEDGHWEVIDTLEALCALLSALDNRGRREALLLDSLEKRETYLCQAMSSRMSVDAGIRQSAQSDQSEIDMIREESSSPVSDVDNNLCMIEITKNCLVSSGAVFNEVWKKGEEQKQKWNRLQAFDAWIWNSFYCNLNVVKYSKRSYFDSLTRCESCHDLFWRDEKHCRTCHSTFELDFNLEERYAVHAATCREKENANVFPKHKVLPSQLQALKAAIHAMESVMPKDALVGAWRKSAHKLWVKRLRRTSSLAELLQVLADFVGAINEDWLCQSSIALGSDTILEEIIACFPTMPQTSSAVALWLVKVDSLIAPHLEIVQSEKAQRHPSGLKGKRARE
- the LOC131149131 gene encoding homeobox-DDT domain protein RLT3 isoform X1, which codes for MVKRRAPPPAAAGKNGGRRSRRPCNHNSVIGDGKRKQKKLVLLQESQLTADYILKKVFRKDGPPLGVEFDSLPSGVFCHCKDSRNTCSASQEIQRVHQRRKVVKPAVLDCQVSCKKSAAVRNHGIGKGLMTVWQVLNPGARGFPTGVDFSDNKTTGGSQISTSKSRKPLNGDKKLQKPKLLTRRLRNKVGDKKKTSVRRRKAECNKDESHKTIHKDKCQLALVGARSEEHLDSFMELVDDEELEVRELQAGPNPLTCSAHFATNGLHCCSLCKDLLSKFPPDSVKMRQPFCLQPWDSSPGLVKKLFKVFHFLYTYAATIDVYPFTLDEFAESFHDKDSLLLGKVHVALLKFLLSNIEMQLSNGCIPRASKNFFFLGLLHSVERQEFVVKIWNKFLNPLTWTEILRQVLIAAGFGSKEGTLRKEFLNKEVDLMVKYGLRPGTLKCELFSILSEQGNSGLKVSELARSLQIVDMNLASTTDELECLISSTLASDITLFEKISASAYRLRTNSGTMATENSQSDTDDSGSIDDDESEDGDTSSSGDEFECDSLAAKKGRHKHTNHCKSNNNMLTVYSEIDESHPGEVWLLGLMEGEYSDLSTEEKLDALIALVDLLSAATSITVEDPMKAIADYIPNGHHFNSGAKIKRSSAAERNILQPSFSHIGKISATEGTSLEIRPIDSSSSMPQFSGKEKTFNMREEEKNLEIEVDLHPMQSVFLGSDRRYNRYWIFLGPCNGTDPGHKRVYFESSEDGHWEVIDTLEALCALLSALDNRGRREALLLDSLEKRETYLCQAMSSRMSVDAGIRQSAQSDQSEIDMIREESSSPVSDVDNNLCMIEITKNCLVSSGAVFNEVWKKGEEQKQKWNRLQAFDAWIWNSFYCNLNVVKYSKRSYFDSLTRCESCHDLFWRDEKHCRTCHSTFELDFNLEERYAVHAATCREKENANVFPKHKVLPSQLQALKAAIHAMESVMPKDALVGAWRKSAHKLWVKRLRRTSSLAELLQVLADFVGAINEDWLCQSSIALGSDTILEEIIACFPTMPQTSSAVALWLVKVDSLIAPHLEIVQSEKAQRHPSGLKGIPDLSLHFLPRWIMHFFFLVGCLYSD